Proteins encoded together in one Psychrobacter sanguinis window:
- the ileS gene encoding isoleucine--tRNA ligase — MTDSTTSTPDYKDTLNLADTAFPMRGNLAQREPDWLKAWEADDVYGKIREAKAGREKYILHDGPPYANGQIHLGHAVNKVLKDIIVKSKTLSGYDAPYVPGWDCHGLPIEQKVEAKVGKVGQKVTATEFRGLCREYARSQVDLQMADFKRLGVFGDWENPYLTMNFHQEANIVRALGKIYANGYVTRGMKPVNWCLDCGSSLAEAEVEYEDKTSDAIYVAFDLVDPSQVLPEGNNDKTAAVIWTTTPWTLPANQAIAVSADFEYSVVKTSKGNLVLATDLVDNALQALGLENEGVITTLMGDKLELVKAQHPLIESRQVPIILGEHVTTESGTGLVHTAPAHGADDYIVSLRYDLPVTNPVGGNGVYLDTAEVFIGEHIYKAQPKIIEALSNSGHLLKHYKMEHSYPHCWRHKTPIIFRATPQWFIRMDHKVTEKGNTLRQQTLHDIPNVIWTPAWGQNRIEAMVAGRPDWCISRQRTWGVPIPFFTHKDTDELHPNTLELMEKIAQVIEKGGVEAWFDAAAEDFIGEDAKDYVKSTDTLDVWFDSGTTHFAVLEQDENQTNPADMYLEGSDQHRGWFQTSLLTSEAMYGRAPYKQVLTHGFVVDENGRKMSKSLGNIINPQDEINKTGADMLRMWIASSDYRYEMNAGKQAFKGATDMYRRIRNTVRFLLANTDDFNPETDSLAMDELVSLDKYIMLRAQKVQQAIVAAYDAMDFHQVTQQVTAFCSQDLGGFYLDIIKDRQYTTMADGKPRRSAQTAMYHIAHALLRWIAPILSFTAQEAWEALLKESATGANAYVFTQDWYQLPDFSMDKISEADWAVILEAKDAINKVIEHAREQKRINANLSAAVAIYADGEIYDSLAKLEDELRFVLITSSASLNKLSDEQLGDATELDNLRVEVTPAEGTKCIRCWHVRDDVGSNATHPLLCTRCVSNIEGTGEVRYYA; from the coding sequence ATGACTGATTCGACTACCTCCACTCCAGATTACAAAGATACGTTAAACCTTGCCGACACAGCGTTTCCAATGCGAGGCAACCTAGCCCAGCGTGAACCAGATTGGTTAAAAGCTTGGGAAGCAGATGATGTGTATGGCAAAATCCGTGAAGCGAAAGCGGGACGTGAAAAGTATATTTTGCATGATGGTCCTCCTTATGCTAACGGTCAAATTCACTTAGGCCATGCCGTAAACAAAGTCTTAAAAGACATTATCGTTAAGTCAAAAACATTGTCAGGTTATGATGCACCGTATGTCCCTGGTTGGGATTGCCATGGTCTGCCTATCGAGCAAAAAGTAGAAGCTAAAGTTGGTAAAGTAGGTCAAAAAGTGACTGCCACTGAGTTTCGTGGTCTGTGCCGTGAATATGCCCGTAGCCAAGTTGATTTACAAATGGCTGACTTTAAGCGCCTGGGTGTATTTGGCGATTGGGAAAATCCTTATCTGACCATGAACTTCCACCAAGAAGCGAATATTGTCCGTGCTTTAGGTAAAATCTACGCCAATGGCTATGTAACCCGGGGTATGAAGCCTGTTAACTGGTGTCTGGATTGTGGCTCTTCTTTGGCGGAAGCTGAGGTTGAGTATGAGGATAAAACCTCCGATGCCATTTATGTGGCTTTTGACCTTGTTGATCCTTCACAAGTTTTGCCTGAAGGCAATAACGACAAAACAGCCGCAGTAATCTGGACCACAACGCCTTGGACTTTGCCTGCTAACCAAGCCATTGCCGTAAGTGCTGACTTTGAATACAGCGTGGTGAAAACCAGCAAAGGCAACTTAGTGTTGGCCACTGACTTAGTAGACAATGCTTTACAAGCGCTTGGTCTAGAAAATGAAGGGGTGATTACTACTTTAATGGGCGATAAGCTTGAGCTAGTCAAAGCTCAGCATCCGTTAATCGAATCACGCCAAGTGCCTATCATTTTAGGTGAGCATGTTACTACTGAAAGCGGTACTGGCCTAGTACACACCGCTCCAGCTCATGGTGCAGACGACTACATCGTAAGCTTACGCTATGACTTACCTGTGACCAATCCTGTTGGGGGTAATGGGGTTTATCTGGACACCGCAGAAGTGTTTATTGGTGAGCACATCTATAAAGCCCAACCCAAAATTATCGAAGCATTAAGTAATAGCGGTCACTTATTAAAGCATTACAAAATGGAGCACAGCTACCCTCATTGCTGGCGCCATAAGACCCCTATTATCTTCCGTGCTACACCGCAGTGGTTTATCCGCATGGATCATAAGGTCACTGAAAAAGGCAATACTTTAAGACAGCAGACGTTACATGACATTCCGAATGTCATTTGGACGCCAGCCTGGGGTCAAAATCGTATTGAAGCTATGGTAGCCGGTCGTCCTGACTGGTGTATCTCTCGCCAGCGTACTTGGGGCGTGCCGATTCCTTTCTTTACCCATAAAGACACCGATGAGCTGCATCCGAATACTCTAGAGCTTATGGAAAAAATCGCTCAAGTCATCGAAAAAGGCGGCGTAGAGGCTTGGTTTGATGCGGCAGCTGAAGACTTCATTGGTGAAGATGCCAAAGATTATGTCAAATCTACTGACACCCTAGATGTGTGGTTTGACTCGGGAACGACTCACTTTGCTGTCCTTGAGCAAGATGAAAACCAGACCAACCCTGCCGATATGTATTTAGAAGGCTCAGACCAACATCGCGGTTGGTTCCAAACTTCGCTATTAACATCAGAGGCAATGTATGGCAGAGCACCGTATAAACAAGTACTGACTCACGGCTTCGTGGTAGATGAAAACGGCCGTAAAATGAGTAAGTCTTTGGGTAACATCATTAACCCACAAGATGAAATCAATAAAACCGGTGCAGACATGCTGCGTATGTGGATCGCATCAAGCGACTACCGTTATGAAATGAACGCTGGTAAGCAAGCTTTCAAAGGTGCCACAGACATGTACCGCCGTATTCGTAATACGGTACGTTTCTTGTTGGCCAACACTGATGATTTCAATCCAGAGACTGATAGCTTGGCGATGGATGAGCTGGTAAGCTTGGATAAATACATCATGCTACGTGCTCAGAAAGTGCAGCAAGCTATTGTGGCTGCTTATGATGCCATGGATTTCCACCAAGTGACTCAGCAAGTGACTGCTTTTTGTTCACAAGACTTAGGCGGCTTCTATCTAGATATTATCAAAGACCGTCAATATACCACCATGGCGGATGGCAAACCTCGTCGTTCGGCACAGACAGCGATGTACCACATTGCTCATGCGCTACTACGCTGGATTGCCCCTATCTTAAGCTTTACGGCTCAAGAAGCTTGGGAGGCATTGCTGAAAGAATCCGCTACCGGTGCCAATGCTTATGTCTTCACCCAAGACTGGTATCAATTACCTGACTTTAGCATGGACAAAATTAGCGAAGCGGATTGGGCGGTTATTTTGGAAGCCAAAGACGCCATCAACAAAGTTATCGAGCATGCTCGTGAACAAAAACGCATCAATGCCAACCTTTCAGCCGCTGTGGCAATTTATGCTGATGGCGAGATTTACGACAGTCTGGCTAAGCTTGAAGACGAGCTACGTTTCGTATTGATTACCAGCTCGGCCAGCTTAAATAAACTAAGCGATGAACAATTAGGCGATGCCACAGAACTGGACAACCTTCGCGTGGAAGTTACGCCTGCTGAAGGCACCAAGTGTATTCGCTGCTGGCACGTTCGTGACGATGTGGGCTCTAATGCTACCCATCCGCTACTTTGCACACGCTGTGTGAGCAATATCGAAGGTACAGGCGAGGTCCGATACTATGCCTAA
- the yihA gene encoding ribosome biogenesis GTP-binding protein YihA/YsxC: MANAPKTKKTKAPQYVAPESAADLSHLSPRKRLEQTEFLMSAPTFKLCPADTGYEVAFAGRSNAGKSSAINVLTNQRQLARSSKTPGRTQMINFFSIGNEEARLVDLPGYGYAAVPEKMKLVWQTELEEYLVSRESLAGLVLLMDSRHPLKFFDEQMLHWAKDGELPVHVLLTKADKFKYGPAKNILLQTKRELEKLDLPFSIQLFSSLKKEGIDELAEVMGRWLRIDGQPTPE, from the coding sequence ATGGCCAATGCACCAAAGACCAAAAAGACCAAAGCCCCACAATATGTTGCTCCAGAATCTGCAGCAGACTTATCTCATTTATCGCCTCGTAAACGCTTAGAGCAAACTGAATTTTTAATGTCTGCTCCGACTTTCAAATTATGCCCAGCAGATACCGGTTACGAGGTAGCTTTTGCAGGACGCTCTAACGCTGGTAAATCTTCAGCTATTAACGTATTAACCAACCAAAGACAGTTGGCCCGTTCTTCTAAGACCCCTGGGCGTACCCAAATGATTAACTTCTTCTCTATCGGTAATGAAGAGGCTCGCTTAGTTGATTTGCCCGGCTACGGCTATGCTGCGGTCCCTGAAAAGATGAAGTTGGTCTGGCAAACTGAACTAGAGGAATATCTGGTATCGCGTGAAAGTTTGGCCGGACTTGTGCTATTGATGGACAGTCGTCATCCCCTAAAATTCTTTGATGAGCAGATGTTGCATTGGGCCAAAGATGGTGAGCTGCCCGTGCACGTCCTATTGACCAAAGCCGATAAATTTAAATATGGTCCTGCCAAAAATATTTTGCTACAAACCAAGCGTGAATTAGAAAAACTTGATCTGCCTTTTTCTATCCAATTGTTCTCTTCATTAAAAAAAGAAGGGATTGATGAGTTGGCCGAAGTGATGGGCCGCTGGTTAAGAATTGATGGACAACCAACACCTGAGTAA
- a CDS encoding c-type cytochrome, whose protein sequence is MKFNKVIAPLFATLILSSVPVLGNADVATRYEASCATCHSSGAFNAPQKGDTQYWQKLKAQKGMPALVESVRAGGKQMPAGGLCGDCKTSKDYADLIEYMSK, encoded by the coding sequence ATGAAATTTAATAAAGTAATAGCACCATTGTTTGCTACCCTTATATTAAGCAGCGTTCCCGTATTGGGCAATGCAGATGTTGCCACGCGTTATGAAGCCAGCTGTGCGACTTGTCATTCAAGTGGAGCATTTAATGCCCCTCAAAAAGGCGACACTCAATATTGGCAAAAACTAAAAGCTCAAAAAGGTATGCCTGCGTTGGTAGAATCGGTTAGAGCAGGCGGTAAGCAAATGCCAGCAGGGGGGTTATGCGGTGACTGTAAAACCAGCAAAGATTACGCGGATCTGATTGAATATATGTCTAAATAA
- a CDS encoding c-type cytochrome gives MKKLLVATSLCVASIGASAAVTVPKYDAAAGQKIVENNCAACHGMMGISVVPTQPNLAGQNVRYLFKQLRDFKTGYRINGIMQGQIAGLSEQDLANVAGYFSEQKPWGAFAGNPATAQEAGKIFLGGDKKRGVIACAGCHDPKGLGNAYAAFPRIGGQHAEYLGLQLKMFRAAGREDDVARDQKRINDGAKEGDKGMMQIVASKLSDRDIKILSQFVSAVH, from the coding sequence ATGAAAAAATTGCTCGTTGCCACCAGCCTATGTGTTGCCAGTATCGGCGCCAGTGCAGCTGTCACTGTTCCTAAGTATGATGCTGCAGCCGGACAAAAAATCGTTGAAAACAACTGTGCTGCCTGTCACGGCATGATGGGTATCAGTGTTGTACCCACTCAGCCCAATCTTGCAGGTCAGAATGTTCGTTATCTTTTTAAACAATTAAGAGATTTCAAAACCGGTTATCGTATTAACGGTATTATGCAAGGTCAGATTGCGGGTTTAAGTGAGCAAGACCTAGCAAATGTTGCGGGTTACTTCTCGGAACAAAAACCATGGGGTGCGTTCGCAGGTAACCCTGCTACTGCTCAAGAAGCGGGTAAAATCTTCTTAGGTGGTGACAAGAAGCGCGGTGTTATTGCTTGTGCAGGCTGTCATGATCCTAAAGGCCTAGGTAATGCCTATGCAGCTTTCCCACGTATTGGTGGTCAGCATGCTGAATATCTTGGCCTACAATTGAAAATGTTCCGTGCTGCTGGTCGTGAAGACGATGTGGCTCGTGATCAAAAACGTATCAACGATGGAGCGAAAGAAGGCGACAAAGGCATGATGCAAATAGTTGCCTCTAAGCTTAGTGATCGTGATATCAAAATCTTATCTCAATTTGTTAGTGCGGTTCACTAA
- a CDS encoding RnfH family protein, whose translation MISRSQDIQVNTPKQLPISLAYAPSATDSDYLEIEVVEGTTLLQALQQAGWLQKYPLLKQWCHEHAEAEQINNKSWYVGVFSQKKLLSYVLKAHDRIEIYRPLTIDPMRKRKKRAVSQ comes from the coding sequence ATGATAAGCCGCTCCCAAGACATTCAGGTCAATACGCCTAAACAATTACCTATCAGCTTGGCTTATGCGCCTTCAGCGACTGACAGCGACTATCTGGAGATTGAAGTTGTTGAGGGTACGACGCTATTACAAGCATTGCAGCAAGCAGGTTGGCTGCAAAAATACCCGCTGCTTAAACAGTGGTGCCACGAACATGCTGAAGCTGAGCAGATTAATAATAAGAGCTGGTATGTGGGTGTGTTTTCACAGAAGAAGCTATTGAGCTATGTGTTAAAAGCACATGATAGGATTGAGATTTATCGGCCATTGACCATTGATCCAATGCGCAAACGTAAGAAGCGAGCAGTGAGTCAATAG
- a CDS encoding outer membrane protein assembly factor BamE yields the protein MNILKKLLYPIAITATLSLSACSIFGVYKIDLPQGTPITQTQAQQIQPGMNKNQVLYLIGSPALRDTLAPNRWDYIYDYTPGTYGEREGKKVISNASQHLIIYFDESDTVVKVEGIESLPATKQ from the coding sequence ATGAATATATTAAAAAAATTACTGTACCCTATCGCCATCACTGCCACACTGTCGCTGTCGGCATGTTCTATTTTTGGTGTCTATAAAATCGATTTACCTCAAGGGACACCCATTACCCAAACTCAAGCACAGCAAATTCAACCAGGGATGAACAAAAACCAAGTGCTTTATTTAATTGGTAGCCCTGCTTTGCGTGACACGCTTGCGCCTAATCGTTGGGACTATATCTACGATTATACACCAGGCACTTATGGTGAACGCGAAGGCAAAAAAGTTATCAGCAACGCCAGTCAGCATCTTATCATTTATTTTGATGAGTCTGATACTGTGGTTAAAGTAGAAGGCATCGAAAGCCTTCCGGCAACCAAGCAATAA
- the fur gene encoding ferric iron uptake transcriptional regulator, producing the protein MKTTNQELRKAGLKITLPRIKILELLESSEHHHMSAEEVYKALIEQGEDVGLATVYRVLTQFEQAGIVERHNFENNLSVFEITQDEHHDHLVCDVCGKIIEFHNEVIEEEQLKVAAEHGFRLSGHSLVLYGLCDNEKCQDSAKKH; encoded by the coding sequence ATGAAAACTACCAATCAAGAGTTACGTAAAGCAGGACTGAAGATCACTTTACCTCGTATCAAAATTCTTGAGCTATTAGAAAGCTCTGAACATCATCATATGAGTGCTGAAGAGGTGTATAAAGCCTTAATAGAGCAAGGCGAAGATGTGGGTTTAGCGACTGTCTATAGAGTGTTAACTCAATTTGAGCAGGCAGGTATTGTTGAGCGTCACAACTTTGAAAATAACTTATCTGTTTTTGAGATTACCCAAGACGAGCACCACGATCATTTGGTCTGTGATGTATGCGGTAAAATTATTGAATTCCATAACGAGGTCATTGAGGAAGAGCAATTGAAAGTGGCTGCAGAGCACGGCTTTAGATTGTCTGGACACTCATTAGTACTATATGGTTTATGTGACAATGAAAAGTGCCAAGATTCAGCGAAAAAGCATTAA
- a CDS encoding type IV pilus twitching motility protein PilT, whose amino-acid sequence MHALLTYANQQNASDLHLSSGMPALLRIDGDIIKIDMPVMEHAAVNRYIASTMNRAQCDEFQKHLKIDYAVSMPDIGRFRVNAYTQSRGTAAVFRAIPCSIPSLQQLELGGTNSGEATFDNKENTSPSLHSTFETIANFKQGLVLVTGPTGSGKSTTVAALIDFINSTRPAHILTIEDPIEFVHHSKLSLVNQREVAQHTLNFDTALRSALREDPDVIVIGELRDLTSIRLALTAAETGHLVFATLHTNSATKTIDRIVDVFPAAEKDMVRAMLSESLKAVISQVLVKRKQGGRLAAYEIMIATPAIRNLIRQNKLAQMYSVIQTGSSLGMRTLEHSLNELIDRNLIEPQTL is encoded by the coding sequence ATTCACGCTTTACTCACTTACGCCAACCAGCAAAATGCCTCAGACTTACATCTGTCCTCCGGTATGCCTGCTTTATTACGCATTGATGGCGATATTATTAAGATTGACATGCCTGTGATGGAGCATGCCGCCGTTAACCGTTATATTGCCAGCACTATGAACCGCGCTCAGTGCGATGAGTTTCAAAAACACTTAAAAATAGATTATGCGGTTTCGATGCCCGATATTGGGAGGTTTAGAGTCAATGCCTATACCCAAAGCCGAGGAACAGCTGCGGTGTTTAGGGCCATTCCTTGTTCTATACCGAGTTTACAACAGCTTGAGTTAGGGGGAACAAATTCTGGTGAGGCTACCTTCGATAATAAAGAAAACACCTCGCCTAGCTTACATTCTACTTTTGAAACCATCGCCAATTTTAAGCAAGGATTGGTGTTGGTCACCGGTCCCACTGGGTCAGGTAAATCCACCACCGTTGCTGCGTTGATTGACTTTATTAATAGCACTAGACCAGCCCATATTCTCACCATAGAAGATCCCATTGAATTTGTGCATCACTCAAAGCTAAGCCTTGTCAATCAACGTGAAGTGGCTCAACATACCTTAAATTTTGACACTGCGTTACGCTCGGCTTTAAGAGAAGACCCCGATGTTATCGTTATTGGTGAATTAAGAGATTTAACCAGTATCCGTTTGGCATTAACAGCAGCTGAAACAGGACACTTGGTTTTTGCCACTTTGCATACCAATTCAGCAACCAAAACTATAGATAGGATTGTCGATGTGTTTCCTGCTGCCGAAAAGGACATGGTCAGAGCCATGCTTTCAGAATCTCTAAAGGCGGTCATTTCACAAGTCTTGGTAAAACGTAAACAAGGGGGTCGCTTGGCGGCCTATGAAATCATGATAGCCACGCCCGCCATTCGCAATCTCATCCGTCAAAATAAATTAGCGCAAATGTATTCTGTCATTCAGACTGGCAGTAGCTTGGGTATGCGCACCCTTGAACACTCATTAAATGAATTAATAGACCGCAATCTTATTGAGCCACAAACGCTATAG
- a CDS encoding YggS family pyridoxal phosphate-dependent enzyme, producing MESTLLQRWQEVTQQIQKACTDSERDSVTLLAVSKTKPAEMITELAQAGQVHFGENYLQEAMEKMAEIKELVASIPATKDIVWHYIGHIQRNKTRDIAENFDWVHTVERDIIAKRLNEQRPQALGKLNVLVQVNIDNEDSKSGCLPSELESLITTIKSYDNLNLRGLMIIPSKEGSDAFERTKKLFDEIQQAHPELTQWDTLSMGMSGDMQQAIAHGSTMVRVGSAIFGARD from the coding sequence ATGGAATCGACACTGCTACAACGCTGGCAAGAAGTGACGCAACAAATTCAAAAAGCATGTACTGATTCAGAACGAGATTCGGTAACTTTATTGGCGGTATCTAAAACCAAACCGGCAGAGATGATTACTGAGTTAGCGCAAGCTGGCCAAGTGCATTTTGGTGAAAACTACCTACAAGAAGCCATGGAAAAAATGGCAGAAATTAAAGAGCTAGTGGCAAGCATACCTGCTACAAAAGACATTGTTTGGCACTATATTGGCCACATTCAGCGTAATAAGACCCGGGATATTGCGGAGAATTTTGATTGGGTGCATACCGTGGAGCGCGATATTATTGCCAAGCGTCTCAACGAGCAGCGTCCACAAGCGTTAGGCAAATTAAACGTATTGGTTCAGGTCAATATCGACAATGAAGACAGTAAATCAGGCTGCCTACCTAGCGAGTTAGAATCTCTAATAACGACTATCAAAAGCTACGATAATCTCAATCTACGGGGACTAATGATTATCCCATCTAAAGAGGGCTCAGATGCCTTTGAGCGCACTAAAAAGCTGTTCGATGAGATACAGCAAGCGCATCCTGAGTTAACTCAGTGGGATACACTAAGCATGGGTATGAGCGGTGATATGCAGCAAGCCATTGCCCACGGCTCAACGATGGTCCGCGTCGGCAGTGCGATATTTGGGGCAAGAGATTGA